In one Gimesia sp. genomic region, the following are encoded:
- a CDS encoding sigma-70 family RNA polymerase sigma factor — protein sequence MLEEQEDLQEFLERLKENPEGVLANEYDRYRDRLWRIVNFRLDHRLLGRVDADDILQEAYLDAATRIEHYLNDPATTFFIWLRTIVGQTLIDVHRRHLGAQKRDVRREAKQKRRVFSASTSFQIADVLLGDLTSPSQAALKEELAQQLHEALESMNEIDREILVLRHFEELSNLEASEVLEIEPKTASMRYFRALTRLRSILVQIPGIIE from the coding sequence TTGTTGGAAGAGCAGGAAGACCTCCAGGAATTTCTGGAACGGCTGAAAGAAAATCCGGAGGGTGTTTTAGCGAACGAATATGACCGCTACCGCGATCGGTTATGGCGAATTGTCAATTTTCGTCTCGATCATCGTCTGCTCGGACGTGTTGATGCAGATGATATTCTGCAGGAAGCCTACCTGGATGCTGCCACCCGGATTGAACATTATCTTAACGATCCGGCCACAACGTTTTTTATCTGGCTGCGGACCATCGTCGGTCAGACATTGATCGACGTACATCGTCGGCATCTTGGTGCACAAAAGCGTGATGTCCGCCGCGAAGCGAAGCAGAAACGACGAGTCTTTTCTGCTTCGACCTCGTTTCAGATCGCAGATGTTCTCCTGGGAGATTTAACTTCCCCCAGTCAGGCAGCCCTCAAAGAAGAGCTGGCCCAACAGTTACATGAAGCCCTGGAAAGTATGAACGAAATCGACCGGGAGATTCTGGTCCTGAGACATTTTGAAGAACTGTCCAATCTGGAGGCTTCCGAAGTACTCGAAATCGAACCTAAGACAGCCAGCATGAGATATTTCAGAGCATTAACCAGATTGCGCTCCATTCTGGTACAAATACCCGGTATTATTGAATGA
- a CDS encoding SpoIIE family protein phosphatase: MSGKMDCFGLSKIGSRQTVNQDQFLIADLEKSMRLHANSLSLDNYSRLYGNSLAKLLLVSDGMGDSGTGEFASRLVSDDLIRYFLNEMPWFLECDSEAALQIQQECLNAVRLCQERIESDIKELPERLGMEVTLTLGYLIWPVLNIVHVGHNRCYLYRDSHLTRITQDHNLTERLVNRGALGVGEIPEVWQEMPYNVIGGDPNGEINPQITQTEMKTGDTLLLCTDGLTRQVPESSLTEILSGGLMADETCIQLINQAQDCDGTDNMTVIVARFLDMGDQEVAMSGELKMKTDIDSKAKHQHQHQQQQQQQQQQNQGILETPAVSEPGPQQP; encoded by the coding sequence ATGAGTGGTAAGATGGACTGCTTTGGTTTATCCAAGATCGGTTCTCGTCAGACCGTTAATCAGGATCAGTTTCTGATAGCAGATCTGGAGAAATCAATGCGGTTACACGCAAACAGCCTGAGCCTGGATAATTACTCCCGTTTATATGGAAACTCGTTAGCCAAATTATTACTGGTCTCAGATGGTATGGGAGATTCAGGAACTGGCGAGTTCGCAAGTCGACTCGTTTCCGATGATCTGATTCGCTATTTTTTAAACGAAATGCCCTGGTTTCTAGAGTGTGATTCAGAGGCAGCTCTTCAGATCCAACAAGAATGCCTTAACGCAGTTCGACTGTGTCAGGAACGAATTGAGTCTGATATCAAGGAACTTCCTGAGCGGCTGGGAATGGAAGTGACACTGACTCTGGGATACCTCATCTGGCCTGTACTTAACATTGTGCACGTGGGTCACAATCGCTGCTATCTCTACCGAGACTCTCATCTAACACGGATCACGCAGGATCACAACCTCACCGAACGGTTAGTTAACCGGGGAGCTTTGGGGGTGGGAGAAATCCCCGAGGTCTGGCAGGAAATGCCTTACAATGTAATCGGAGGAGATCCCAATGGAGAAATCAATCCGCAAATAACCCAAACAGAGATGAAAACGGGAGACACGCTGCTTCTCTGCACTGATGGCCTCACCAGACAGGTTCCTGAAAGTTCACTAACAGAAATTCTAAGCGGGGGCTTAATGGCCGATGAAACCTGTATTCAATTGATCAATCAGGCTCAGGACTGCGATGGGACAGACAACATGACGGTCATCGTTGCTCGATTTCTCGATATGGGTGACCAGGAGGTTGCAATGAGTGGAGAACTCAAGATGAAAACGGATATCGACAGCAAGGCTAAGCACCAGCACCAGCACCAGCAACAGCAACAGCAACAGCAACAGCAGAATCAGGGAATTTTAGAGACGCCTGCAGTTAGTGAGCCAGGGCCACAACAACCATGA
- a CDS encoding general stress protein CsbD gives MDVFITFRTMAHHLRHFEFRILFQENSSAEFDYNSKERDMVTREEIRGHWNELRGQIEKHWNQLSPHDLDGVEGETDQLVGKIQQKTGQASTEIRQELDCIVDDMSKSAARATEKLGENFENTVDKTKEQFQHASEAARAQYEHLNESMHKGYQQAEQTLRKNPVESVAVAFGTGLIAGVIVSLVWRR, from the coding sequence ATGGACGTATTCATTACTTTTCGGACTATGGCACACCACTTGCGACACTTTGAATTCAGGATATTGTTTCAAGAAAACAGTTCAGCAGAATTTGATTACAATTCTAAGGAGCGAGATATGGTTACTCGAGAAGAAATACGCGGTCATTGGAATGAATTGAGAGGTCAGATTGAAAAACACTGGAATCAACTGAGCCCTCACGATCTGGATGGAGTCGAAGGAGAGACTGATCAGTTGGTGGGAAAAATCCAACAAAAAACCGGACAGGCTTCTACTGAAATTCGACAGGAGCTGGATTGTATCGTCGACGATATGTCCAAGTCAGCTGCCCGTGCTACCGAAAAGCTGGGGGAAAACTTTGAGAACACGGTCGATAAAACTAAAGAACAGTTTCAGCATGCCTCCGAAGCGGCTCGCGCACAATATGAGCACTTAAATGAATCCATGCACAAAGGGTACCAGCAGGCGGAACAGACTCTGAGAAAAAATCCAGTAGAATCGGTTGCGGTTGCTTTTGGGACTGGTCTGATCGCAGGAGTTATTGTGAGTCTGGTCTGGCGTCGTTAA